In the genome of Capsicum annuum cultivar UCD-10X-F1 unplaced genomic scaffold, UCD10Xv1.1 ctg75524, whole genome shotgun sequence, one region contains:
- the LOC124894576 gene encoding 50S ribosomal protein L2-B, chloroplastic-like — MEKTKLFQAPTEPEAPLLSKRGGRVIHILFDGQRRIENIIIYIQKAVCFGRSLYSLGRGFDRSKEESTSTDMPLGMAIHNIEITLGKGEQLARAAGAVVKLIAKEGKSATLKLPSGEIRLISKNCSATVEQVGNVGVNQKSLDRAGSKRWLGKRPVVRRVVMNPVDHPHGGGEGRAPFGRKKTHNPLGLSCTWKKK, encoded by the exons ATGGAGAAGACAAAATTGTTTCAAGCACCGACAGAACCGGAAGCGCCCCTTCTTTCAAAGAGAGGAGGACGGGTTATTCACATTTTATTTGATGGTCAGAGGCGAATTGAAA ATATCATCATCTACATCCAGAAAGCCGTATGCTTTGGAAGAAGCTTGTACAGTTTGGGAAGGGGTTTTGATAGATCAAAAGAAGAATCTACTTCAACCGATATGCCCTTAGGCATGGCCATACATAACATAGAAATTACACTTGGAAAGGGTGAACAATTAGCTAGAGCAGCGGGTGCTGTAGTGAAACTGATTGCAAAAGAGGGGAAATCGGCCACATTAAAATTACCTTCTGGGGAGATCCGTTTGATATCCAAAAACTGCTCAGCAACAGTCGAACAAGTGGGGAATGTTGGGGTGAACCAGAAAAGTTTGGATAGAGCCGGATCTAAGCGTTGGCTAGGTAAGCGTCCTGTAGTAAGAAGAGTAGTTATGAACCCTGTAGACCATCCCCATGGGGGTGGTGAAGGGAGAGCCCCATTTGGTAGAAAAAAAACCCACAACCCCTTGGGGTTATCCTGCACttggaagaagaaatag